In Gimesia benthica, a single window of DNA contains:
- a CDS encoding BlaI/MecI/CopY family transcriptional regulator encodes MNASQLGRVQLQIMQVLWDRGRVNAREITDALNQHSNIAHSTVQTLLRQLEAKQAVAHDVEDRTFVFYPLIKEDKVTREATRGLINDIFDGSAAGLVAYLLENEKIPKSELQQLRKLINDE; translated from the coding sequence ATGAACGCCAGCCAATTGGGTCGGGTCCAGCTGCAGATCATGCAGGTCCTTTGGGATCGAGGCCGCGTCAATGCGCGTGAGATTACAGACGCCCTCAACCAGCATTCAAACATTGCTCACAGTACGGTTCAGACACTGTTGCGTCAGCTGGAGGCCAAACAAGCTGTAGCCCACGACGTCGAGGATCGTACGTTTGTGTTTTACCCGCTGATCAAGGAAGACAAAGTCACGCGGGAGGCTACGCGTGGACTGATCAATGATATTTTCGATGGTTCCGCAGCCGGACTGGTTGCCTATCTGCTGGAGAACGAAAAAATCCCCAAATCGGAATTGCAACAGCTGCGGAAGCTGATCAACGACGAGTAA
- a CDS encoding sulfatase — protein MYSVFLRRFLFAVLCCIVLSSVSTLKAANLNATQPPNIVVFLVDDMGIMDTSVPFLTDAEGNPKRYPLNDYYITPNMERLAKQGIRFNNFYAMSVCSPTRISILTGQNAARHHATNWINPRKNNAGPQGPPDWNWEGLKKEDVTLPRLLQKSGYKTIHVGKGHFGADNFPGAEPLNLGFNVNIAGASFGAPGSYYAEKKYGLGTRRAHHAVPGLDKYHGTDTFLTEALTLEANAALAETVKQKKPFFLYMAHYAVHAPFDSDPRFADHYKDSGKPKNAQAFATLIEGMDKSLGDIMQQLNELGVAENTIIFFLGDNGSDAPLGHQHEVACAAPLRGKKGAHYEGGMRVPFIAAWAKPNPENANQKQLPIPANMIQDQVAAVYDLFPTILDLTHTLPPKGYVMDGMPLNQLLLGEQDHSRPETFLMNYPHAPHRSDYFTVYRDGDWKVIYHYFPSKQSEGSHYQLYNLAKDPFEQHNLAESNPQKLKQMMQSLIDSLQSHQAQYPVEAAGSSKPVKPKLPST, from the coding sequence ATGTATTCAGTATTTTTGCGCCGGTTTCTATTCGCTGTTCTCTGCTGTATTGTTCTCAGTTCGGTTTCCACGCTCAAAGCAGCAAATCTGAATGCGACGCAACCGCCGAACATTGTCGTTTTTCTCGTGGACGATATGGGAATCATGGATACTTCGGTTCCCTTTCTGACCGACGCCGAGGGGAACCCCAAACGGTACCCACTCAACGATTATTACATCACGCCCAACATGGAACGCCTGGCAAAGCAGGGGATTCGTTTCAATAACTTTTACGCGATGAGTGTCTGCTCGCCGACCCGGATTTCCATTCTGACCGGCCAGAACGCAGCCCGGCATCATGCGACGAATTGGATCAATCCCCGTAAGAATAATGCGGGGCCCCAGGGACCGCCGGACTGGAACTGGGAAGGTCTCAAAAAGGAAGACGTCACGCTGCCACGCTTGCTGCAGAAGTCAGGCTATAAGACGATTCATGTCGGCAAAGGCCATTTTGGCGCTGACAACTTCCCCGGAGCGGAACCGCTGAATCTGGGATTCAACGTCAATATTGCCGGCGCCTCGTTCGGGGCACCGGGCAGTTATTATGCTGAGAAGAAATACGGACTGGGGACCCGCCGGGCACATCACGCCGTTCCCGGTCTGGATAAATATCATGGCACCGATACCTTCCTGACCGAAGCACTCACGCTGGAAGCGAACGCGGCACTGGCAGAAACGGTCAAGCAGAAGAAGCCGTTCTTCCTCTACATGGCGCATTACGCCGTGCATGCCCCCTTTGATTCCGATCCCCGCTTTGCAGACCATTACAAGGATTCAGGCAAACCAAAGAATGCACAGGCGTTTGCCACGTTGATTGAAGGCATGGACAAATCCCTGGGCGACATCATGCAGCAGCTCAATGAACTGGGAGTCGCGGAGAATACAATCATCTTTTTTCTGGGGGACAACGGTTCCGATGCACCTCTGGGGCATCAACACGAAGTTGCCTGTGCAGCGCCTTTGCGGGGCAAGAAGGGGGCTCACTATGAAGGGGGCATGCGGGTGCCTTTCATCGCGGCCTGGGCCAAACCGAATCCGGAAAATGCCAATCAGAAGCAGCTCCCCATTCCCGCAAATATGATTCAGGACCAGGTGGCTGCCGTCTATGATCTGTTTCCCACGATTCTGGATCTGACGCATACCCTGCCGCCCAAAGGTTATGTCATGGATGGAATGCCCCTCAATCAGCTGCTGTTGGGCGAGCAGGATCATTCTCGTCCGGAAACGTTCCTGATGAACTACCCCCATGCACCTCATCGCAGTGACTACTTTACGGTTTACAGGGACGGCGACTGGAAGGTGATCTACCACTATTTCCCCTCCAAACAATCGGAGGGTTCTCACTACCAGCTGTATAATCTGGCAAAGGATCCGTTCGAACAACACAACCTGGCAGAATCGAATCCACAGAAGCTCAAGCAGATGATGCAGTCCCTGATCGACAGTCTGCAATCTCATCAGGCACAGTATCCGGTCGAAGCTGCCGGCAGCAGCAAGCCAGTCAAACCGAAACTGCCTTCAACCTGA
- a CDS encoding YybH family protein, whose translation MQSDEQEIRDLVSTWLEATKAGDTEKVLELMAEDVVFLVPGEPPMVGKAPYKEAAQPHPEQPVPEIEGVSEIQEIKVLGDWAYMWTEMAVKVTPPSGHPIKRVGHTLSILHKENGKWVIARDANMLVPVTD comes from the coding sequence ATGCAAAGCGATGAACAGGAAATTCGTGATCTGGTCAGCACCTGGCTGGAAGCAACAAAAGCAGGCGACACCGAGAAGGTACTGGAACTGATGGCCGAGGATGTCGTATTCCTCGTCCCGGGTGAACCTCCCATGGTAGGGAAAGCGCCCTACAAAGAAGCGGCGCAGCCCCACCCCGAACAGCCGGTTCCGGAGATTGAAGGTGTCAGCGAAATTCAGGAGATCAAAGTCCTGGGCGACTGGGCCTACATGTGGACTGAGATGGCCGTCAAAGTGACTCCACCAAGCGGACATCCCATCAAGCGGGTCGGCCACACACTGTCCATTCTGCACAAAGAGAATGGCAAATGGGTGATCGCCCGCGACGCCAACATGCTGGTACCAGTTACAGATTGA
- a CDS encoding SUMF1/EgtB/PvdO family nonheme iron enzyme — protein MAFPAGYRLGFNVPRYGFGLLVTLLLFAGSVGCSDPQPPSSSVAENSTEASETTQAETDPLIPQTEQSTPVAPAEPTTSTPPENMPVKRLEPDKVEPPSSAPASTAAASTERRQATPLNAPFNESTAKQGQADWSASLNREPQITNSIGMQLTLIPPGEFTMGSPTTEAERQDFETPHRVTLTRPFYLGTYEVTQAEYQTIMGENPSGFSASGKGKDKVAGKKTDRFPVEFTNWENAQRFCRKLSDREGKTYRLPTEAEWEYACRAGTTSAFHYGIFDNGQSANTHGGVPYGTNTKGPALGRTTEVGSYPPNAFGLHDMHGNVFEWCADWFVPQLYQQRAGKVTVDPLVSTRTPAAKTRVLRGGSWTKGKGIHARAALRRGNLPDWKGQNIGFRVVQEISGEPRSAPVVQAEPMTADPKPSDTKEKPVVATIRDPRAGDLVYIQPGKFLMGSLESEPGSWPMERPQHEVEIKQGFYIGKYEVTHQQFSNFVAKTKYKTDAEKSEKGGGGYIKEQKAIVNWNPRFSWKDPGFPQQSNSPAVNISWNDAVAFCDWLTEQDGKYRFRLPTEAEWEYCGRAGTKAAFAWGDQQESMVGNENASDQSLARMLSDKSFHKSRCGKWDDGIPFTAPVGSFKANPFGLYDMQGNVSEWCSDVYLDNSYQLPPDQIPATGKKRVLRGGAFDYLPIDSRVARRLGDWANETRCDRGFRVVRELSPQPGKTELAEAPQNPAPVEPQPATQNFDRPVIRFGRLATPEPVTSFTVSEDNKFLICSHQGANQVSIWDAQTLLPIKILSTPSPRSVLSRGPLLMVANDGKGTVSVFSSKDQWAQTNQLVVEKPHIVYLSAPQGRHFQNEILVTCHGEGPKASYSDCHVYHLDLKTDKDRHLMKAALATCNFDGKYVITQGSFNLSPSGGISAFAWEDFVSDRPAQPLYQGGISQTPYVYQVWPGSFWIGNNIVFGGVPLVSVKNKLDHLVVADRNSKLLYVLTPDEVKVYPVTAVMQEVKDRKADFPLQEFSHIYHRIYRIRDYLLDHPIAFTENQETHLFVLDMSKNQMLVAKTPAFDIPEEALAPGLVTATPNPVNPAPGSSAPAAKNTAPNPLKFPALVAEGESFSHQLPALPEISYELMNPPQGVNLTEKNIVTWKPGSKQVGKQELKIKVTQGDKVSFERVEVEVVARDLVKMYGGLAKLQNFPRLSLDPEPAKLIPTPDYQSLLVLQGKKVHRMTGDGIKDVQTHEMPERYEFIGERDGTFLALDQGRFQLDLIDQKSGRVKKSIPLDKAGVPVLEMTDLAVHPKLDISYVAIKTGMEVPRYRVLVVNESTSRVIAPDELLGTWVCVDPSGKMLYTGYRDLYRNGTKFHINPGWRLLEVPQYGNLDFLISFKLRRGMPVIYQYIDNAGGNGNGIRLSPDGNRITYLSNGGFPSLSRNLAGWNAKQLKQNPVAYETKGRGVCTQLAFHPTLKMVAVPGGNSAVLFDRETGKVLEDKLLLLDRGLGDVKVADLAFSPDGKSLLFHCQNPFQGNYLRAVPLKLTPTELRQVGRKIIVAEEKPRPVPTVKQSELQALKLDPKPNKQTPRQIAEQFNPTVVLIKSETGSGTGFVVGSEGYILTCAHAAPEDEKLIVEYQAGKGPVKSVEATILLWDEDQDLALLKLKEKVDLPTVILSSRTSYDSGEQLTVIGNPGLGETILSQTLTTGVISNPKRMLRDQPLIQISAAVNPGNSGGPVFDDRGQVIGLVILKGDIEAAGFAVPSTVLRKFLMSVTNGKPEAGNR, from the coding sequence ATGGCGTTCCCTGCAGGCTATCGTCTTGGCTTCAACGTACCCCGATATGGATTCGGGCTTCTCGTCACACTGCTTCTTTTCGCGGGCAGTGTTGGCTGTTCCGATCCTCAGCCTCCCAGTTCGTCAGTTGCAGAGAACTCCACGGAAGCGTCCGAGACGACACAGGCGGAAACCGATCCCCTGATACCACAGACAGAACAGTCGACGCCTGTTGCTCCAGCAGAACCAACGACATCCACCCCTCCTGAAAACATGCCGGTCAAACGACTGGAGCCTGATAAAGTGGAGCCACCGTCGTCAGCTCCCGCGTCGACCGCTGCTGCAAGCACTGAACGTCGCCAGGCTACGCCGCTGAATGCCCCCTTCAATGAATCGACGGCGAAGCAGGGACAAGCTGACTGGTCAGCCTCGCTGAATCGAGAACCACAGATCACCAACAGTATCGGCATGCAGTTGACTCTGATTCCCCCCGGTGAATTCACGATGGGCTCTCCCACCACGGAAGCAGAGCGTCAGGATTTTGAAACTCCGCACCGAGTGACATTAACCAGACCGTTTTACCTTGGTACCTATGAAGTCACACAGGCTGAGTACCAGACCATCATGGGTGAGAACCCGAGCGGGTTCAGTGCCAGCGGGAAAGGGAAAGACAAAGTCGCCGGTAAAAAGACAGATCGTTTCCCGGTGGAATTCACGAACTGGGAGAATGCACAGAGATTCTGCCGAAAGCTGTCTGACCGCGAAGGCAAGACCTATCGACTGCCGACCGAAGCAGAGTGGGAATACGCCTGTCGGGCCGGTACGACCAGCGCGTTCCATTATGGCATTTTCGATAACGGTCAGTCCGCTAACACACATGGAGGAGTTCCTTACGGAACCAACACGAAAGGACCGGCGCTGGGTCGTACCACAGAAGTTGGATCCTATCCCCCCAATGCCTTCGGTCTGCATGACATGCACGGGAATGTCTTTGAATGGTGCGCAGACTGGTTTGTGCCCCAGCTTTACCAACAACGGGCGGGAAAGGTGACCGTCGATCCCCTGGTTTCGACACGGACTCCTGCCGCGAAAACCCGTGTCTTGAGAGGTGGTTCGTGGACCAAAGGTAAAGGAATCCACGCCCGGGCGGCACTCCGGCGCGGGAATCTGCCTGACTGGAAAGGACAGAACATCGGTTTTCGGGTCGTGCAGGAGATCTCAGGCGAACCCAGATCTGCTCCCGTTGTGCAGGCTGAACCGATGACTGCAGATCCAAAGCCGTCTGACACAAAAGAGAAACCGGTCGTCGCAACGATCCGCGATCCTCGGGCAGGCGACCTGGTTTATATCCAGCCGGGCAAGTTTCTGATGGGGAGCCTGGAATCAGAGCCCGGTTCCTGGCCCATGGAACGTCCACAACATGAAGTCGAAATCAAACAGGGTTTTTACATCGGTAAGTACGAAGTAACCCACCAGCAGTTCTCTAATTTTGTAGCGAAAACGAAATACAAGACCGACGCCGAAAAGAGCGAAAAGGGAGGCGGAGGTTATATCAAAGAGCAGAAAGCAATTGTGAACTGGAATCCGCGCTTCTCCTGGAAAGATCCCGGTTTTCCACAGCAGAGTAATTCCCCTGCGGTCAATATTTCCTGGAACGATGCCGTCGCGTTTTGCGACTGGCTGACCGAACAGGATGGCAAATACCGCTTCCGCCTGCCAACCGAAGCGGAATGGGAGTATTGTGGCCGGGCCGGCACGAAAGCCGCATTCGCCTGGGGCGACCAACAGGAGTCAATGGTGGGGAACGAAAACGCTTCCGATCAGTCCCTGGCCAGAATGTTGAGTGATAAGTCCTTTCATAAAAGCCGTTGCGGGAAGTGGGATGACGGAATTCCTTTTACTGCCCCCGTCGGTTCGTTCAAAGCCAATCCGTTCGGTCTGTACGACATGCAAGGCAATGTGAGCGAATGGTGCAGCGACGTCTACCTGGATAACAGCTATCAGCTGCCACCAGATCAGATTCCTGCGACAGGCAAAAAACGAGTGCTGCGCGGTGGTGCGTTTGATTATCTGCCCATAGACAGTCGTGTCGCTCGCCGACTCGGCGACTGGGCCAATGAAACCCGCTGTGATCGTGGTTTTCGAGTCGTGCGGGAGCTGTCACCCCAGCCCGGCAAAACCGAACTCGCAGAAGCTCCACAGAACCCTGCCCCTGTTGAGCCGCAACCTGCGACTCAGAACTTTGACAGGCCGGTGATCAGATTTGGTCGCCTGGCGACACCGGAGCCGGTGACTTCGTTTACGGTCTCTGAGGATAACAAATTCCTGATCTGCTCTCACCAGGGAGCCAATCAGGTTTCAATCTGGGATGCGCAGACGTTGCTCCCCATCAAGATCCTGAGCACGCCTTCGCCGCGTTCGGTCCTCAGTCGAGGTCCGTTACTGATGGTGGCTAATGACGGAAAGGGAACGGTCAGTGTCTTCTCCAGCAAAGACCAATGGGCGCAGACCAATCAACTGGTTGTCGAAAAGCCGCACATCGTTTACCTGAGTGCGCCCCAGGGTCGGCATTTCCAGAATGAAATTCTGGTCACCTGTCATGGTGAAGGCCCCAAAGCTTCTTACAGCGACTGTCATGTTTATCATCTCGATCTCAAAACTGATAAAGACCGACACCTGATGAAAGCGGCCCTGGCCACCTGTAACTTCGATGGTAAATATGTCATCACGCAGGGTTCGTTTAATCTCAGTCCGTCCGGAGGGATCTCTGCCTTTGCCTGGGAGGATTTTGTCTCCGACCGTCCCGCTCAACCGCTCTATCAGGGGGGAATCTCTCAGACTCCCTACGTCTATCAGGTCTGGCCCGGCTCATTCTGGATTGGGAATAATATTGTCTTTGGAGGAGTACCTCTGGTCAGCGTCAAAAATAAACTGGACCATCTGGTGGTTGCAGACCGGAACAGTAAATTGTTGTATGTCCTCACCCCTGATGAGGTGAAAGTCTATCCGGTAACGGCTGTGATGCAAGAAGTGAAGGATCGGAAAGCCGATTTTCCCCTGCAGGAATTCAGCCACATTTACCATCGCATCTATCGGATTCGCGACTATCTGCTGGATCACCCGATCGCTTTTACAGAGAATCAGGAGACTCATCTGTTTGTTCTCGACATGAGTAAGAACCAGATGCTGGTAGCGAAAACCCCCGCATTTGATATTCCTGAAGAGGCCCTGGCTCCCGGTCTGGTTACCGCAACACCGAATCCCGTAAATCCTGCTCCCGGCTCCTCTGCCCCGGCAGCAAAAAACACTGCACCGAATCCGCTGAAGTTTCCGGCTCTGGTTGCCGAAGGAGAATCGTTTTCGCACCAGCTCCCCGCGCTACCAGAGATCAGTTATGAATTGATGAATCCACCACAGGGAGTGAACCTGACTGAAAAGAATATCGTGACCTGGAAACCCGGTTCGAAACAGGTTGGTAAACAGGAACTCAAAATCAAGGTCACACAGGGGGACAAGGTCTCCTTTGAGCGGGTGGAAGTCGAAGTCGTCGCCCGCGATCTGGTCAAAATGTATGGGGGGCTCGCTAAGTTGCAAAACTTCCCCCGCTTATCCCTCGATCCAGAACCTGCGAAGCTGATCCCGACGCCGGATTATCAGTCGCTTCTGGTTCTACAGGGGAAGAAAGTCCATCGAATGACCGGCGATGGCATCAAGGATGTTCAAACCCATGAGATGCCCGAACGCTATGAGTTTATTGGCGAGCGGGACGGAACTTTCCTGGCTCTCGATCAGGGGCGATTTCAACTGGATCTGATCGATCAGAAGAGCGGCCGCGTTAAAAAAAGCATTCCCCTGGACAAAGCCGGCGTGCCGGTGCTGGAGATGACCGATCTGGCAGTCCACCCAAAGCTGGACATCAGCTATGTTGCGATCAAAACAGGTATGGAAGTTCCCCGCTACCGGGTACTGGTGGTCAATGAAAGCACTTCCCGGGTGATTGCGCCGGATGAACTTCTGGGAACTTGGGTCTGCGTCGATCCGTCTGGGAAAATGCTATATACCGGCTACCGGGATCTCTACCGAAATGGTACGAAGTTTCACATCAACCCCGGCTGGCGTCTGCTGGAAGTGCCCCAGTATGGTAATCTGGATTTTCTGATCAGCTTCAAACTGCGGAGAGGAATGCCGGTGATCTATCAGTATATTGACAACGCGGGAGGCAATGGGAATGGCATTCGCCTTTCCCCCGACGGAAATCGGATCACGTATCTCTCGAATGGCGGCTTTCCCTCACTTTCACGCAACCTGGCGGGTTGGAATGCGAAGCAGCTCAAACAGAATCCGGTGGCTTACGAAACCAAAGGCCGCGGCGTCTGTACGCAGCTGGCATTCCACCCCACTTTAAAAATGGTTGCGGTGCCCGGTGGAAATTCAGCCGTGCTGTTTGACCGTGAGACCGGCAAAGTTCTCGAGGATAAGCTGCTGCTGCTGGACCGGGGACTGGGTGATGTGAAAGTCGCCGACCTGGCTTTCTCACCCGACGGAAAATCGCTGCTGTTCCATTGCCAGAATCCGTTCCAGGGAAATTATCTGAGAGCGGTGCCTCTCAAATTGACGCCCACAGAGTTGAGGCAGGTGGGACGCAAAATCATTGTTGCTGAGGAAAAACCGCGACCAGTCCCCACGGTCAAGCAGTCAGAACTGCAGGCACTGAAGCTGGATCCTAAACCGAATAAACAGACGCCGCGGCAGATCGCTGAGCAATTTAATCCGACAGTGGTGCTGATCAAGTCTGAAACCGGTTCGGGCACCGGCTTTGTTGTGGGGAGCGAAGGCTATATCCTGACCTGTGCCCATGCCGCCCCGGAGGATGAGAAGCTGATAGTCGAGTATCAGGCTGGAAAAGGCCCTGTTAAATCAGTGGAAGCGACAATCCTTCTGTGGGATGAAGATCAGGACCTGGCGCTACTCAAGTTGAAGGAAAAAGTCGATCTGCCGACGGTCATTTTGAGCTCCCGTACGTCCTATGATTCGGGCGAACAGCTGACTGTGATTGGGAATCCGGGACTGGGAGAGACCATCCTCTCGCAGACACTGACCACGGGCGTCATCAGCAATCCGAAGCGGATGCTCCGCGATCAGCCGCTGATTCAGATTTCTGCCGCGGTGAACCCGGGCAACAGTGGAGGTCCGGTGTTTGATGACCGGGGCCAGGTGATCGGCCTGGTGATCTTAAAAGGGGACATCGAAGCAGCCGGGTTCGCGGTTCCGTCCACAGTACTCCGCAAGTTCCTGATGTCCGTCACGAACGGGAAACCAGAGGCAGGTAACAGGTAG
- a CDS encoding GNAT family N-acetyltransferase, whose protein sequence is MALTLQPLAHPDQLDLLAEEARRQGYRMLDRLQQEWREGTNRFDREGECVLIAVGEDRIVGVCGLNRDPYCSLNDVGRVRRLYVAYEVRRRGVGRLLVEAIQQRCPGVFQQLRLRTNSSAASTFYEALGFRPVEDEPDCTHVWNVSA, encoded by the coding sequence ATGGCTCTCACGCTGCAACCACTGGCCCACCCCGATCAACTGGATCTGCTGGCAGAAGAAGCCCGCAGACAGGGGTATCGCATGCTGGATCGACTGCAGCAGGAATGGCGGGAAGGCACTAATCGTTTTGACCGGGAAGGTGAATGTGTGCTGATCGCGGTAGGGGAAGATCGCATCGTCGGTGTCTGCGGTCTGAATCGGGATCCGTACTGCTCCCTCAATGATGTCGGACGGGTACGACGGTTGTATGTCGCTTACGAGGTAAGACGTCGAGGAGTCGGCCGGTTGCTGGTGGAAGCGATTCAGCAACGTTGTCCCGGTGTGTTCCAGCAATTGCGGTTACGCACAAATTCTTCTGCAGCGAGTACCTTCTACGAGGCACTCGGCTTTCGACCGGTGGAAGACGAGCCTGATTGCACTCATGTGTGGAATGTTTCCGCCTGA
- a CDS encoding sulfatase family protein — protein MPWLDITSKGSFWFLVFNFVLIIPSAYAINPPNILLIVSEDNGPELGCYGDPYAQTPHLDQLAAEGVRFENAFVPYSVCSPSRACFLTGKYPHQNGQIGLATHKFAMYQKKTPNFVTLLKQQGYLTGLIGKLHVNPESAFPFDYRAIPGANFNRRQPVTAYADKAGEFFKQAQKQQWFLSVNFPDAHLPFLKQANGRPAQPLSADDVKPMPWVGVDTPRLREQVANYYNCLARLDIGVGLLLEKLKQTGAAENTLVIYIGDHGAQFPRGKGSVYEGGLRVPLIVRWPGVAEPGLVRTELASTVDLLPTSLTAAGMSSPQDLPGRDLKPLLTAGPAKDWREYIFGFTTGSFPRNCYIQHSLRDARYKLISNPRPGTENLIADSYLDESHPHFVISGATAADQKTISPRTKAAFARWSTPPRYELYDLQQDPYEWNNLADDPDYAETKQRLIDALTALQRQTRDPFLAPENVEAFVKEQLAHRDMRYRKQKQFRWSYLDTFADWRSAR, from the coding sequence ATGCCGTGGCTGGATATAACGTCAAAAGGTTCTTTCTGGTTTCTCGTATTTAATTTTGTACTGATCATTCCATCTGCCTATGCGATCAACCCGCCGAATATCCTGTTGATCGTTTCAGAAGACAATGGCCCTGAACTGGGCTGCTATGGCGATCCGTATGCACAGACGCCGCATCTGGATCAACTGGCCGCGGAAGGGGTGCGGTTCGAAAATGCGTTCGTCCCCTACTCCGTCTGTTCGCCGTCGCGGGCCTGTTTTCTGACCGGAAAGTATCCGCACCAGAATGGTCAGATTGGGCTGGCGACCCACAAATTCGCGATGTATCAAAAAAAGACACCCAATTTTGTGACGCTGCTCAAACAGCAGGGATATTTGACCGGATTGATTGGCAAACTGCACGTGAATCCGGAATCCGCTTTTCCCTTTGATTATCGTGCCATTCCCGGCGCGAATTTCAATCGTCGTCAGCCGGTAACAGCTTATGCAGACAAAGCGGGGGAATTCTTTAAACAGGCACAGAAACAACAATGGTTTTTATCGGTGAACTTCCCCGACGCGCATCTACCGTTCCTGAAACAGGCGAATGGCAGACCAGCCCAGCCGCTCTCCGCAGATGATGTCAAGCCGATGCCCTGGGTGGGCGTCGATACGCCCCGGCTGCGGGAACAGGTCGCCAATTATTACAACTGCCTGGCGCGACTCGACATCGGCGTCGGGCTGCTGCTGGAAAAACTAAAGCAGACGGGAGCGGCTGAGAATACGCTCGTCATTTACATCGGCGATCATGGCGCTCAGTTCCCCCGGGGCAAAGGGAGCGTCTATGAAGGGGGCCTGCGTGTTCCACTGATAGTTCGCTGGCCGGGTGTCGCGGAGCCGGGACTGGTCCGCACCGAACTGGCTTCCACGGTGGATCTGTTACCGACCTCCCTGACGGCTGCTGGTATGTCGAGCCCCCAGGACCTGCCAGGGCGGGATCTGAAACCTTTGTTGACTGCTGGTCCTGCGAAAGACTGGCGGGAGTATATCTTCGGCTTTACCACCGGTTCCTTTCCACGGAACTGCTATATCCAGCATTCGTTGCGGGACGCACGTTATAAGCTGATCTCCAATCCGCGTCCCGGCACTGAAAACCTGATCGCAGACAGTTATCTGGATGAATCGCATCCCCACTTTGTCATCTCCGGGGCGACTGCCGCCGACCAGAAAACGATTTCACCCCGTACGAAAGCGGCTTTTGCGCGCTGGTCGACGCCACCTCGATACGAACTGTATGACCTGCAGCAGGATCCGTACGAATGGAACAATCTGGCCGACGATCCCGACTATGCTGAAACGAAGCAACGTCTGATCGACGCCTTAACAGCGCTCCAGCGACAGACGCGGGATCCGTTTCTCGCCCCCGAGAACGTCGAGGCTTTCGTCAAAGAACAACTGGCCCACCGGGATATGCGTTACCGCAAACAGAAGCAGTTCCGCTGGTCTTATCTCGATACTTTCGCAGACTGGCGTTCAGCCCGGTAG